Part of the Vigna angularis cultivar LongXiaoDou No.4 chromosome 1, ASM1680809v1, whole genome shotgun sequence genome, TTAAACTCAAATTTTTGGATCAGTATTTCTTGAAGTTCAAGTATctcttacaaattattttatgtcttatattttctttacttCATCCAAATAGTATTATCTTTTCAGACATAAGAAAGATTGTTGTCTCAGGTTTTCGTTTCACGTCCAAGTGGTGAAAAATATTCTAGTGTACTTTGCCCTGGGAAGCAAGAGATAATAAAGTAAGTCTTTGTAGATTGCTTGTAACTTATCTGTctctaatttattattttgaatggcagatttaaattctttgaatataatttaaaaaattatgcatGAACTTCATTCAGACAAAATCCAGTGTCAGGGATTGAATCATGGGATTGGAATATAAATGGAAACAGTTCCACATATCATGCATTGTACCCAAGGGCTTGGACGATTTATGAGGGTAAACTGGGCTAGTTGGCATAGTTCAATTCCATTATAGTACTCACTATCTCTCTCGTCTATCAACTCTTCTGTTCAAATGCAGAACCTGACCCAGCTTTGAGAATAATTTGTCATCAGATTTCACCTGTTATACCTCATAATTACAAGGAGAGTAGCTTTCCTGTAACAGTTTTCACTTTCACGGTAGGCAAGGATGACTTCCATATAAATTTTGGTTGGACTTTGATGCTTCTAAAGTTAGTAATAAGcagacaattttattttttgcagcTGAAAAATTTAGGGAATATGTCAGCAGATGTTACCTTGCTTTTCACATGGACAGTAAGTGATACTTTTATGTTGGCCATTACTGTTACCTTCTGTTGGTTTGTAGTACTCTATTCTTTTGTTGGGGGCACTGAGTGCAAACAAATTGCTGTGTGCTTCAGAATTCTGTTGGAGGAATTTCTGAATTTACTGGTGACCACTTTAATTCCAAGAAAATGTAAGAAAATAGTCAGttggtttgttttttttacgCAGATGATCCAATTTGATTCAACCTCCCAAAGCTCGTCAATAGTTTACTCTAATATTCACAATACATATTATCTTCTGATATAGGTTGAATGATGGGGTTCATGCCGTGCTTCTACATCATAAGTAAGTATAGCTTGCTATTctctttttgagaaaaaaatgaaaaggaaaacaatTAGTTTTTGTCAAATAAATGTTATTGTGGTATGTTTAACATGCAGGACGGCAAATGATAGATCTCCAGTCACATTTGCAATTGCAGCAGAAGAGACTGAATTTGTTCATATCTCAGAGTGCCCTGTCTTTGTTGTATCTGGTTCTTATAATGGTATATCGGCTAAGGACATGTGGCATGAAGTTAAACAGGTCAGAGATCTACTTTCGAATTTCATaagtatttttttgaaataattttgttcaatgttttattttccTTCATGCTGTTCTGTAACAGATAAAGCTAATCCTTGTGCTGTAAGAATTTCTTAAAGCAATTATTTGGAgtttcctttgcttttggatGTCTGAATCTATTGTTCTCTATTCTGACAGTTATCAATACTTGAATCTCTTTGAACATAATTCTGTAAGGATATTTCAAGCTTAAATAATCACTTCTTGGGCCTTATTTGTTAATTTCCCATGCCTCCTATTCATTCATAGGATTGGCTATTGTAACTATGGATTTACAATTGAAGTATGTATTAGCTCAGCAAAAGGATGTACTTGATGCAAACCTGTATAAAGTTTAAAGACTGTCAAGAAACTAATTAAATGATTGATCCTTTAAAGTATATTACCGCTTAGTCATGGTTGAACtgattaaatgaatataatatgaTGCAGATAGTATCTCTCCTTTCTGCTTAGCTTGATCCTTTACTGTATTCTGAGTGATAATGGAATTTATGTGTGCTTTGTTCCCTCAAGAAACATTAATGATGAAATTTGAGGACTTTTTCTCTAGTTGTTGATTAACGATGCTCATTCAAAATGGTACAACTTAGATGATATTAAACTTGCTGTCATCCGTATGCACACTACACAACATTTCACTAAATTGAATTATGGTACCATTGTTCTTTTCAGCATGGGTCGTTTGACCATCTGAATTTTTCTGAAACTGCTACGCCTTCAGAACCAGGATCATCTATTGGAGCAGCCATCGCAGCCACTGTGACTGTTCCATCTAATGCTCAGCGAATTGTGACATTTTCATTGGCATGGGACTGCCCTGAAGTCAAGTTTCCTGAAGGAAAGACATATTACAGGTGGGTGGTACTATGGTAGAAAACTTGTGTGATGATATCTTTGGTTTAAGGAGGGATGGCAAATAAATTTGTTCCCATGGGCATTTTCCAAATCCATTCCAATTTTGATGGGGATCTTCATATACTAGGTAATaaccaattttttaaattaaggatGGGCAGAGGATGGGTATGTACACATATGCCCCGATCTCTTCCTCATAACCATCtccattttaaatttctaaaacaccTTTAATTTTTTAGGTAATCTAAAAATCTCATATTAACTTTTCTTTGGTCATTAATTTCATAACTTATGAGCAcacatttaatcatttttttttctgtaattatTTGACCTTTATCCAATTGTTATTTGATActcttatttgatatttatataattataatatgttttttatatttgacgttgaaaaaaaatgtgtacccttttaacattgaatatttgataatatcatgttttctttgttgttgttttcttgTAAAAAGTAttcaattaatatttgaaacaataaaTGGGTGGGTATGGGAGCATATATGGGTATATTGATGGAGATGAGGATGGAAGAAAAACTTCATACTAGATAAGAATGAATTGTTACTTGGTGGATGGGGTGAGATAGTCAAACCCGCACTTGACCGTCCTGTTGTCATCCCTAGTTCTCAGGCTACATAACATAACTAAAAACCTTGGTTTGCAGGCGTTACACTAAATTCTATGGTACTCATGGAGATGCTGCTGCAGATATTGCACATGATGCTATTATTGGTAATATTCTTTGCCCAACTCCATTAAATATTGTGGTTGAAGGTGGGGATTGTATCTAAATTTGATGTCCTTAATAATTATAGCTATAGTTAGATTTCTGGCAAGCTAGATTGTGgatattgtttttcttaattttgatgCGGGCATTACTTTGTTTGCAAAACCCCATGCAGAGGCATGTCTCATCCGTGATTGTTAATACCATAAATTACTAATTGAAACTTCTATAAATTTGTTCCATAGAACATTGCCAATGGGAGACCCAGATTGATGATTGGCAAAGACCAATACTAGAGGACAAGAGACTACCTGAATGGTAATCTTCAATTCTTTATTCTTTAACCCGCTTCTACAATCAAAATCTGACGTTTTCAGAGTTCTGTGCAGGTACCCAACTACCCTTTTAAATGAACTTTACTATTTGAATTCTGGGGGGACAATTTGGACAGGTATCTTTGGCTTTCTaaactctcttttttatttCGGCTAATAAGTCTGGTATATTTTCCTTTGGAAGTCCTGCAATCCCTGCGTGCATGATAGTGTGTTGCCACTGTCAATTTGTCATTGttttttccctttctctttAGCAGATGGTTCACTTCCTGTAAATAGCTCAGTTAACAACAcaggagaaagaaaattttcCTTGGATGGACACATATCTCGTTTAAAGAATACCAATAATTTATCAAATCAAAATGATACCGCTATCAACATTCTTGAAATGTTTGGCTCAGTAGTTGAGCAAACCCACTCTCCACCTGCATCAAAGTCTGCGTATGGAGTAAATCTGCTCCAAGAAGGGGAAGAAAACATTGGTCAGTTTCTTTATCTTGAAGGCATTGAGTATAAAATGTGGAATACCTACGATGTCCACTTTTATGCTTCTTTTTCACTAGTCATGCTATTCCCAAAACTTGAACTCAGCATCCAAAGAGACTTTGCTGCAGCAGTACTGATGCATGACCCTAGTAAGATGAAACTTCTAGTTGATGGCCAATGGGTACCTAGAAAAGTTCTCGGTGCTGTTCCTCATGATATTGGACTCAATGATCCATGGTTTGAAGTAAATAGCTATAATCTTTATAACACAGATAGGTGGAAAGACttgaattcaaaatttgttcttCAGATTTATAGGGATGTAGTTGTCACTGGTGACAAGAAGTTTGCACAAGCTGTGTGGCCTGCTGTTTATATTGCAATTGCTTATATGGAACAATTTGACAAGGATGGTGATGGAATGATTGAGAATGAAGGCTTCCCTGACCAAACTTATGACACATGGTCTGTGTCTGGTGTGAGTGCTTATAGTGGCGGACTGTGGGTAGCAGCACTGCAGGCAGCATCAGCACTGGCACTTGAAGTTGGTGACAAGGGTTCTGAAGATTACTTTTGGCTGAAGTTTCAGAAGGCAAAGGCTGTATATGAAAAGTTATGGAATGGTTCTTACTTCAATTATGATAGCAGTGGTGGGAGTACGAGTTCATCCATTCAAGCTGATCAATTAGCTGGTCAATGGTCAGTATTTTGTCTTTTGGAAACTATTTGGTAGCCTTATTTACATTAGTACTTCCGAGTAGCTCTATGTTGCAGTGATCCATTAAAACTTTAACTAGAAACCAAGTACCTTACTAAATTTTTGCATGGGTTTTCATTGTGACATTTAACTTTGTGGTACACTATAATCACCATGTAATTTGTGTCATATAGAGAGGGTAAACCAACTTATTTCTTTAAGAATTCATTGAATTtcatctaatttaaaatttaaagagcTTTGCATCCACTATATATCACACAAACTTACATATTAAGCCCATTATAAATCCTTGCCCATTATAAATCCTTGCTGTGTTGACTTAAATAAAGTCAACTAGCCTATAAGAAGAGTTGATTTATAGATAAAGGAAGAGCAAGAAAAATTTAGAGTGAAATCAATAAAAAGGATTCATGTCTAATTGGTCTCcctaaaattttgaattttgaaagaGTACAATGACACGATTTGGTCCATCTTGCCAACCCCACTTGGTAGGAAAAGACTTTGGCTGTTGTCAATTGTCACATACAGGCAAAGCATCTGAAACTAAACTTTATAAGAAGAAAATGCAAGCATCTGAACAATGCCATAGTTCtctaaacaatttaaattttgcaGTTTTCCTCAATTATAACGGACATGCAGATTCATCTTGCTAATATTAAAATGCAATTCAAACagtttatttctttgttttgcaGGTATGCTAGAGCATGCGGTCTTTCGCCTATTGTTGACGAAAAGAAAAGTAGAAGCGCACTTCAAATGATTTACGATTACAATGTTATGAAAGTACAGGATGGAAGGCGCGGTGCTGTAAATGGGATGTTACCTGATGGAAAAATTGACATGTCAACAATGCAATCTCGGGAAATATGGTCAGGGGTCACATATGCCTTAGCTGCAACAATGATCCAACAAAATATGATTGACATGGCATTTCAAACTGCTGGTGGAGTGTACGAAACTGCATGGTCTGACAATGGACTCGGGTAAAGATATTATATACTGTTCTTTTAGTGGTACTTGTGAAAAGTTACAGACTGAAGTTTATATCAAGTTGCATCTTGATAGTACCAGCAGAAAAATAAGGAGAAGTAATTGACTGTATTATAGAATAAGGCCATAGAATAAGGCCTGATGAAGGTGATTCAGAACTAAGTATGACGGGTACACCCAATAGAA contains:
- the LOC108330316 gene encoding uncharacterized protein LOC108330316 isoform X3, producing the protein MEITHPKSPYVSKILFIWTRQFSVTSPFIYFDALQYYPYWAPIGYRLWHYCREEAAKGRIGMIDPFAKRSTTFCHGVPLGGIGAGSIGRSFRGEFQRWQLFPVVCEEKPVLANQFSVFVSRPSGEKYSSVLCPGKQEIIKQNPVSGIESWDWNINGNSSTYHALYPRAWTIYEEPDPALRIICHQISPVIPHNYKESSFPVTVFTFTLKNLGNMSADVTLLFTWTNSVGGISEFTGDHFNSKKMLNDGVHAVLLHHKTANDRSPVTFAIAAEETEFVHISECPVFVVSGSYNGISAKDMWHEVKQHGSFDHLNFSETATPSEPGSSIGAAIAATVTVPSNAQRIVTFSLAWDCPEVKFPEGKTYYRRYTKFYGTHGDAAADIAHDAIIEHCQWETQIDDWQRPILEDKRLPEWYPTTLLNELYYLNSGGTIWTADGSLPVNSSVNNTGERKFSLDGHISRLKNTNNLSNQNDTAINILEMFGSVVEQTHSPPASKSAYGVNLLQEGEENIGQFLYLEGIEYKMWNTYDVHFYASFSLVMLFPKLELSIQRDFAAAVLMHDPSKMKLLVDGQWVPRKVLGAVPHDIGLNDPWFEVNSYNLYNTDRWKDLNSKFVLQIYRDVVVTGDKKFAQAVWPAVYIAIAYMEQFDKDGDGMIENEGFPDQTYDTWSVSGVSAYSGGLWVAALQAASALALEVGDKGSEDYFWLKFQKAKAVYEKLWNGSYFNYDSSGGSTSSSIQADQLAGQWYARACGLSPIVDEKKSRSALQMIYDYNVMKVQDGRRGAVNGMLPDGKIDMSTMQSREIWSGVTYALAATMIQQNMIDMAFQTAGGVYETAWSDNGLGYSFQTPEAWTYKDEYRSLCYMRPLAIWAMQWELSRTKHAQHECISDMKEEDIMSKYHDGYSKVAHLLKVKEETDSRSLFQLIYDCTCKRMWA
- the LOC108330316 gene encoding uncharacterized protein LOC108330316 isoform X1; amino-acid sequence: MGDNKCSTRKAHPPNPPSLTWHRKLNSHGNYSSEISLCFKDIVHLAPIGYRLWHYCREEAAKGRIGMIDPFAKRSTTFCHGVPLGGIGAGSIGRSFRGEFQRWQLFPVVCEEKPVLANQFSVFVSRPSGEKYSSVLCPGKQEIIKQNPVSGIESWDWNINGNSSTYHALYPRAWTIYEEPDPALRIICHQISPVIPHNYKESSFPVTVFTFTLKNLGNMSADVTLLFTWTNSVGGISEFTGDHFNSKKMLNDGVHAVLLHHKTANDRSPVTFAIAAEETEFVHISECPVFVVSGSYNGISAKDMWHEVKQHGSFDHLNFSETATPSEPGSSIGAAIAATVTVPSNAQRIVTFSLAWDCPEVKFPEGKTYYRRYTKFYGTHGDAAADIAHDAIIEHCQWETQIDDWQRPILEDKRLPEWYPTTLLNELYYLNSGGTIWTADGSLPVNSSVNNTGERKFSLDGHISRLKNTNNLSNQNDTAINILEMFGSVVEQTHSPPASKSAYGVNLLQEGEENIGQFLYLEGIEYKMWNTYDVHFYASFSLVMLFPKLELSIQRDFAAAVLMHDPSKMKLLVDGQWVPRKVLGAVPHDIGLNDPWFEVNSYNLYNTDRWKDLNSKFVLQIYRDVVVTGDKKFAQAVWPAVYIAIAYMEQFDKDGDGMIENEGFPDQTYDTWSVSGVSAYSGGLWVAALQAASALALEVGDKGSEDYFWLKFQKAKAVYEKLWNGSYFNYDSSGGSTSSSIQADQLAGQWYARACGLSPIVDEKKSRSALQMIYDYNVMKVQDGRRGAVNGMLPDGKIDMSTMQSREIWSGVTYALAATMIQQNMIDMAFQTAGGVYETAWSDNGLGYSFQTPEAWTYKDEYRSLCYMRPLAIWAMQWELSRTKHAQHECISDMKEEDIMSKYHDGYSKVAHLLKVKEETDSRSLFQLIYDCTCKRMWA
- the LOC108330316 gene encoding uncharacterized protein LOC108330316 isoform X2: MGDNKCSTRKAHPPNPPSLTWHRKLNSHGNYSSEISLCFKDIVHLAPIGYRLWHYCREEAAKGRIGMIDPFAKRSTTFCHGVPLGGIGAGSIGRSFRGEFQRWQLFPVVCEEKPVLANQFSVFVSRPSGEKYSSVLCPGKQEIIKQNPVSGIESWDWNINGNSSTYHALYPRAWTIYEEPDPALRIICHQISPVIPHNYKESSFPVTVFTFTLKNLGNMSADVTLLFTWTNSVGGISEFTGDHFNSKKMLNDGVHAVLLHHKTANDRSPVTFAIAAEETEFVHISECPVFVVSGSYNGISAKDMWHEVKQHGSFDHLNFSETATPSEPGSSIGAAIAATVTVPSNAQRIVTFSLAWDCPEVKFPEGKTYYRRYTKFYGTHGDAAADIAHDAIIEHCQWETQIDDWQRPILEDKRLPEWYPTTLLNELYYLNSGGTIWTDGSLPVNSSVNNTGERKFSLDGHISRLKNTNNLSNQNDTAINILEMFGSVVEQTHSPPASKSAYGVNLLQEGEENIGQFLYLEGIEYKMWNTYDVHFYASFSLVMLFPKLELSIQRDFAAAVLMHDPSKMKLLVDGQWVPRKVLGAVPHDIGLNDPWFEVNSYNLYNTDRWKDLNSKFVLQIYRDVVVTGDKKFAQAVWPAVYIAIAYMEQFDKDGDGMIENEGFPDQTYDTWSVSGVSAYSGGLWVAALQAASALALEVGDKGSEDYFWLKFQKAKAVYEKLWNGSYFNYDSSGGSTSSSIQADQLAGQWYARACGLSPIVDEKKSRSALQMIYDYNVMKVQDGRRGAVNGMLPDGKIDMSTMQSREIWSGVTYALAATMIQQNMIDMAFQTAGGVYETAWSDNGLGYSFQTPEAWTYKDEYRSLCYMRPLAIWAMQWELSRTKHAQHECISDMKEEDIMSKYHDGYSKVAHLLKVKEETDSRSLFQLIYDCTCKRMWA
- the LOC108330316 gene encoding uncharacterized protein LOC108330316 isoform X4, producing MSGIESWDWNINGNSSTYHALYPRAWTIYEEPDPALRIICHQISPVIPHNYKESSFPVTVFTFTLKNLGNMSADVTLLFTWTNSVGGISEFTGDHFNSKKMLNDGVHAVLLHHKTANDRSPVTFAIAAEETEFVHISECPVFVVSGSYNGISAKDMWHEVKQHGSFDHLNFSETATPSEPGSSIGAAIAATVTVPSNAQRIVTFSLAWDCPEVKFPEGKTYYRRYTKFYGTHGDAAADIAHDAIIEHCQWETQIDDWQRPILEDKRLPEWYPTTLLNELYYLNSGGTIWTADGSLPVNSSVNNTGERKFSLDGHISRLKNTNNLSNQNDTAINILEMFGSVVEQTHSPPASKSAYGVNLLQEGEENIGQFLYLEGIEYKMWNTYDVHFYASFSLVMLFPKLELSIQRDFAAAVLMHDPSKMKLLVDGQWVPRKVLGAVPHDIGLNDPWFEVNSYNLYNTDRWKDLNSKFVLQIYRDVVVTGDKKFAQAVWPAVYIAIAYMEQFDKDGDGMIENEGFPDQTYDTWSVSGVSAYSGGLWVAALQAASALALEVGDKGSEDYFWLKFQKAKAVYEKLWNGSYFNYDSSGGSTSSSIQADQLAGQWYARACGLSPIVDEKKSRSALQMIYDYNVMKVQDGRRGAVNGMLPDGKIDMSTMQSREIWSGVTYALAATMIQQNMIDMAFQTAGGVYETAWSDNGLGYSFQTPEAWTYKDEYRSLCYMRPLAIWAMQWELSRTKHAQHECISDMKEEDIMSKYHDGYSKVAHLLKVKEETDSRSLFQLIYDCTCKRMWA